One Desulfobulbus propionicus DSM 2032 DNA segment encodes these proteins:
- the gcvH gene encoding glycine cleavage system protein GcvH, with protein MKELDELHLPGDLGYTDDHEWAQITGDTARIGVSDYAQDQLGDIVFVELPAIGDSFAKGDEFGTLESVKAVSELYMPLSGTVIAVNTALTDAPELINQDPYGAWIIEIKPSDPGEFQQLHTAASYLEMLKG; from the coding sequence ATGAAAGAACTCGACGAACTGCATCTGCCCGGCGACCTCGGCTACACCGATGACCACGAATGGGCGCAAATCACCGGTGACACCGCACGCATCGGTGTCAGCGACTATGCCCAGGACCAGCTGGGCGACATTGTCTTTGTCGAGCTGCCGGCCATCGGCGACAGCTTCGCCAAGGGCGATGAATTCGGCACCCTGGAGTCGGTCAAGGCGGTGTCCGAGCTGTACATGCCCCTGTCCGGCACGGTGATCGCGGTCAACACCGCCCTGACCGATGCGCCGGAACTGATCAATCAGGATCCGTACGGCGCCTGGATCATCGAGATCAAGCCGTCTGATCCGGGCGAATTCCAGCAGCTGCACACCGCGGCCAGCTACCTCGAGATGCTCAAAGGATAA
- a CDS encoding aminomethyltransferase family protein: protein METALKTTPLHAWHVSHGANMAAFGGYEMPLWYPAGAKAEHLTAITAAGLFDTSHMAVLTLHGPAVRELLQRCFSKDLEQCIGPGKGPLVPGRCVYGVFLDDNGWVIDDAIVYQCGETDYMLVVNAAMGGPVSAHLHQRNPNGDAARITDHTDRVGKMDIQGPLAGKILTRVLRDPDQVFAKMVYFSFKGSFAPQTLPAAVSVTLIDGTPVLVSRTGYTGEFGFELFIAPAHVERLWSLLLSAGESEGIIACGLAARDSLRAGAGLPLSHQDIGPWLFAANPWLFVLPWDEAATGFTKEFIGSAALRAVSGAPCTQAFAGFDPRKIPLGDRSLVTDVDGNPLGTILTCTTDMAMDRVNGTIVSIATPVENGRPASFSPRGLCCGFVRLQTQLPVGTEIVLTDGKRRLKAEIRDDIRPDRTARKPIQNML from the coding sequence ATGGAAACAGCGTTGAAAACCACCCCGCTGCATGCCTGGCATGTCAGCCATGGGGCCAACATGGCGGCCTTCGGCGGCTATGAGATGCCGCTCTGGTATCCGGCGGGCGCCAAGGCCGAGCATCTGACGGCCATCACCGCTGCCGGGCTGTTCGACACCAGCCACATGGCGGTGCTCACCCTGCACGGCCCGGCGGTGCGCGAATTGCTGCAACGCTGCTTTTCCAAGGACCTGGAGCAATGCATCGGGCCGGGGAAAGGGCCGCTCGTTCCCGGCCGCTGCGTCTACGGGGTGTTTCTCGACGACAACGGCTGGGTGATCGACGACGCCATTGTCTATCAGTGCGGCGAGACGGACTACATGCTCGTGGTCAACGCCGCCATGGGCGGACCGGTGAGTGCCCATCTGCACCAACGTAACCCGAACGGCGATGCGGCGCGGATCACCGACCACACCGACCGGGTGGGCAAGATGGACATCCAAGGGCCGCTGGCCGGCAAGATTTTGACCCGGGTGCTGCGCGATCCTGACCAGGTTTTTGCCAAGATGGTCTACTTCTCGTTCAAGGGGAGTTTCGCTCCACAAACCCTGCCCGCCGCCGTGTCAGTGACGCTCATTGACGGCACGCCGGTGCTGGTCTCGCGCACCGGCTACACCGGCGAGTTCGGCTTTGAACTCTTTATTGCGCCGGCGCATGTCGAGCGGTTGTGGAGCCTGCTGCTCTCGGCAGGCGAGTCCGAGGGGATTATCGCCTGCGGTTTGGCGGCCCGCGACTCGTTGCGCGCCGGCGCCGGCCTGCCGCTCTCCCACCAGGATATCGGCCCCTGGCTCTTTGCCGCCAACCCCTGGCTGTTTGTGCTGCCCTGGGACGAGGCCGCCACCGGATTCACCAAGGAGTTCATCGGCAGCGCCGCCCTGCGGGCGGTGTCCGGTGCGCCCTGCACCCAGGCCTTTGCCGGCTTCGATCCACGCAAGATCCCTCTCGGCGACAGGAGCCTGGTGACCGATGTGGACGGCAATCCACTGGGCACCATCCTCACCTGCACCACCGACATGGCCATGGACCGGGTGAACGGCACCATTGTCAGCATTGCCACCCCGGTCGAGAATGGTCGCCCTGCCTCTTTCTCACCGCGCGGCCTCTGCTGCGGCTTTGTCCGTCTCCAGACCCAACTGCCCGTGGGCACGGAAATTGTGCTCACCGACGGCAAACGGAGGCTGAAGGCGGAGATCCGTGACGACATCCGGCCGGACCGCACCGCCCGCAAACCCATCCAGAATATGCTGTAA
- a CDS encoding Lrp/AsnC family transcriptional regulator has protein sequence MHLDATSLAIINRLKDGRASFKKIADDLHLAEGTVRSRVKKLIDEGVLSISGLVNPEALPDQQIVMVGVRVKDMDLVKKGEEFSRLRGVISVCVVTGQFDLIVTAMLSKDFGLLEFFTQEVATIDNVRSVETFVVYKSFNLKVPLTGQPVPGFSEGNE, from the coding sequence ATGCATCTTGACGCCACCAGTCTCGCTATCATCAACCGCCTCAAGGATGGCCGGGCCTCCTTCAAGAAAATCGCCGACGATCTCCATCTGGCCGAAGGCACAGTGCGCTCGCGGGTCAAGAAGCTGATCGACGAGGGCGTACTTTCCATCAGCGGCCTGGTCAACCCCGAGGCCTTGCCCGATCAGCAGATCGTCATGGTGGGCGTGCGGGTCAAGGACATGGATCTGGTCAAGAAAGGCGAGGAGTTCAGCCGGCTGCGCGGCGTCATTTCAGTGTGCGTGGTCACCGGCCAGTTCGACCTCATCGTCACCGCCATGCTGAGTAAGGACTTTGGCCTGCTTGAGTTCTTCACCCAGGAGGTGGCGACCATCGACAATGTGCGCTCGGTCGAGACCTTTGTGGTCTACAAGAGTTTCAACCTCAAGGTTCCCCTGACCGGTCAACCGGTTCCAGGGTTCAGTGAGGGCAACGAGTAA
- the tpx gene encoding thiol peroxidase yields the protein MAKITLKGNAIETIGELPAKGSAAPNFTLVKTDLSEVSLADYKGKKIVLNIFPSIDTPVCAASVRRFNKMAGETDNTVVLCISADLPFAHTRFCETDGLKNVESLSVFRSPAFGKDYGVTITTGPIAGLLSRAIVIVGADGKVVHTEQVPEIAQEPDYDAALAALK from the coding sequence ATGGCCAAAATCACGTTGAAAGGCAATGCAATCGAGACCATCGGCGAACTGCCGGCCAAGGGTTCAGCCGCCCCCAACTTCACCTTGGTCAAGACGGACCTGTCCGAGGTCAGCCTGGCGGATTACAAAGGAAAAAAAATCGTGCTCAATATCTTTCCGAGCATCGATACCCCGGTGTGCGCGGCCTCGGTGCGCCGCTTCAACAAGATGGCCGGTGAGACCGACAACACGGTTGTGCTCTGCATCTCCGCGGACCTGCCCTTTGCCCATACCCGTTTCTGCGAGACCGATGGCCTCAAAAATGTCGAGTCGCTTTCCGTGTTCCGTTCTCCGGCCTTTGGCAAGGACTATGGGGTGACCATCACCACTGGCCCCATTGCCGGCCTGCTGTCCCGTGCCATTGTCATTGTCGGCGCTGACGGCAAGGTGGTCCACACCGAGCAGGTTCCTGAAATCGCTCAAGAACCGGACTACGATGCCGCCCTGGCCGCCTTGAAATAA
- a CDS encoding Fur family transcriptional regulator: METIHIQRQIQHFEQRCKGAGLKVTHQRLEVYRELLGARDHPSAETLYKRLERRLPTLSLDTVYRTLATFEKLGLVHRLETAASQARYEVLHTRHHHFLCDVCGQVFDFFWPSFDTAELPSNVGEIGTVDHASVVVHGTCTACAQAQQEYDARQAESLQ, translated from the coding sequence ATGGAAACGATACACATTCAGCGGCAAATTCAACATTTTGAGCAGAGATGCAAGGGAGCGGGTCTCAAGGTGACCCACCAGCGGCTGGAGGTGTACCGGGAACTGCTCGGGGCCCGCGACCATCCATCGGCGGAAACGTTGTACAAGCGATTGGAAAGGCGTCTGCCAACCCTGTCGTTGGATACCGTCTACCGCACCCTGGCAACTTTCGAAAAGCTGGGGCTGGTCCACCGATTGGAAACAGCGGCGAGCCAAGCCCGCTACGAGGTGCTTCACACCCGCCATCACCACTTCCTGTGCGATGTCTGCGGTCAGGTCTTTGATTTTTTCTGGCCCTCCTTCGATACGGCCGAACTGCCGTCCAATGTTGGCGAGATCGGCACGGTCGATCACGCCAGCGTGGTGGTGCACGGCACCTGCACCGCTTGCGCCCAGGCCCAACAGGAGTACGATGCACGGCAAGCCGAGTCCTTGCAGTGA
- a CDS encoding ADP-ribosylglycohydrolase family protein, with translation MTTQATAMVLASFAADSLALGAHWIYDTAEIDRRIGRVERLLAPLPDSYHAGKGAGEFTHYGDQALVLLESLARSGTFSLVDFAAAWQELFVGYRGYVDKATATTLENLGRGLPLDQCGSRSSDLGGAARIAPLVYWYRNDRDALLAAVRQQTALTHNNPATLAGAEFIAKTAWAVLHGADPAEAMEGALEEGVDDIDLDIRIRGGLDSGGKDTRTVINKFGQMCGIAAALPGAIHLVLTYADDLRTGLIENVMAGGDSAARGLVAGMILGAHLGRQAIPDEWAAGMVHANRIGELLATTEQAA, from the coding sequence ATGACAACCCAGGCAACGGCCATGGTACTGGCCTCGTTTGCAGCCGACAGTCTGGCCCTCGGCGCGCATTGGATCTACGACACGGCCGAAATCGACCGGCGTATCGGCCGGGTGGAACGATTGTTGGCTCCCCTGCCCGATTCCTACCACGCCGGCAAGGGGGCGGGGGAGTTTACCCATTACGGCGATCAGGCCCTGGTGCTGTTGGAATCGCTGGCCCGGAGCGGGACATTTTCCCTGGTCGATTTCGCCGCGGCATGGCAGGAGCTGTTCGTCGGCTACCGGGGGTATGTCGACAAGGCCACCGCCACCACCCTGGAGAACTTGGGACGGGGGCTGCCGCTCGATCAGTGCGGCTCCCGCTCCTCGGATCTGGGAGGGGCCGCCCGGATCGCACCCCTGGTCTACTGGTACCGAAACGACCGAGACGCCTTGCTGGCGGCGGTGCGCCAGCAGACCGCCCTGACCCACAACAATCCGGCCACCCTGGCCGGTGCCGAATTCATCGCCAAAACCGCCTGGGCTGTCCTGCACGGCGCCGATCCGGCCGAAGCCATGGAAGGGGCATTGGAAGAAGGGGTGGACGACATTGACCTGGACATCCGTATCCGCGGCGGCCTCGATTCCGGCGGCAAGGACACCCGCACGGTGATCAACAAATTCGGTCAGATGTGCGGCATTGCCGCAGCCCTGCCCGGGGCCATCCATCTTGTCCTCACCTACGCGGACGATCTCCGGACCGGGCTGATCGAGAACGTCATGGCCGGCGGCGATTCGGCGGCGCGGGGACTGGTGGCGGGCATGATCCTCGGCGCCCACCTGGGCCGGCAGGCCATTCCCGACGAGTGGGCGGCGGGTATGGTCCATGCCAACCGGATCGGCGAGCTGCTGGCCACCACCGAGCAGGCGGCGTGA
- the recD gene encoding exodeoxyribonuclease V subunit alpha, whose translation MNPAHLLDFLLAGHWLRPIDVQAAQLLERIDQGCCPQLLLAAAFASWATGQGHTCLPLSVLPELLAAAGVDNAAYRDSGQLRVQLLRSTVVGAPGDLRPLILDADNHLFLHRLYRDETVIARALSRRAAGIEAVDQRAALPLVEALFPESKGAVEVDWQRAAAVLALHKRLVIISGGPGTGKTYTVARMLALLIALTPTKPRIALAAPTGKAALRLRESIRRAKDALPPLLATPIPEQAQTLHRLLGVHHDRPGFRHHGANPLHLDLLILDEASMIDVPLMAALLAALPAACRVILLGDRDQLASVEAGNLFGDLCGEGAAGWSARLIRHMRGLLGPRQMPASVPLASSLGDCLVLLHTSRRFHEGSGIGTLARAVNSGAPEAVAAILDAAPPDLHIEETHGAAQTPWLRDQIAQCFLPLFAADTPLNALRALGQRRILCALREGPGGVEGINRLAETIFRRLGRIATMERFYRGMPILIQRNDYGLGLFNGDTGILWPDDQGRLQAWFAEENGEVRPVSLARLPSWQVSYAITVHKAQGSEFDEVLLLLPQEDAPVLSRELLYTGITRARRRFSLFGPRALLLRAVRRRLVRYSGLAGIVARIGGHPPGEEATRAGAGD comes from the coding sequence ATGAACCCAGCGCATCTCCTTGACTTCCTGCTCGCCGGCCATTGGTTGCGGCCCATTGATGTCCAGGCGGCCCAGTTGTTGGAACGGATCGATCAGGGTTGCTGCCCGCAACTACTCCTGGCCGCCGCCTTTGCCAGCTGGGCAACCGGACAGGGCCACACCTGTCTGCCCCTGTCCGTCCTGCCGGAGCTTCTGGCGGCGGCAGGCGTGGACAACGCCGCCTATCGGGACAGCGGACAGCTGCGCGTGCAGTTGCTGCGCTCCACCGTGGTTGGCGCGCCCGGCGATCTTCGGCCCCTGATTCTGGATGCGGACAATCATCTCTTTCTTCACCGTTTGTACCGGGACGAGACGGTCATCGCCCGCGCCCTGAGCCGGCGGGCCGCCGGCATCGAGGCCGTGGACCAGAGGGCGGCCCTGCCCCTGGTCGAGGCCCTCTTTCCCGAAAGCAAGGGGGCGGTCGAGGTGGACTGGCAGCGGGCAGCGGCGGTTCTGGCGCTCCATAAACGGCTGGTGATCATTTCCGGGGGACCGGGAACCGGCAAGACCTACACCGTGGCCCGGATGCTCGCCCTGCTGATTGCCCTGACGCCAACCAAGCCGCGTATCGCCCTGGCCGCTCCCACCGGCAAGGCGGCGCTCAGGCTCAGGGAATCCATTCGCCGCGCCAAGGACGCCTTGCCCCCCTTGCTGGCGACGCCGATTCCCGAACAGGCCCAGACCCTGCACCGGCTGCTCGGCGTGCATCACGACCGTCCCGGTTTCCGCCACCATGGGGCCAATCCGCTCCACCTTGATCTGTTGATCCTGGATGAGGCCTCGATGATCGACGTGCCGCTGATGGCCGCCCTGCTCGCCGCCCTGCCGGCCGCCTGCCGGGTGATTCTCCTCGGCGACCGTGATCAGCTGGCCTCGGTGGAGGCGGGTAACCTGTTTGGCGATTTGTGCGGGGAAGGGGCTGCGGGCTGGTCGGCAAGGCTGATTCGGCACATGCGGGGGCTGCTCGGACCGAGGCAGATGCCTGCCTCCGTCCCCTTGGCCTCGTCCCTGGGCGATTGCCTGGTGTTGCTGCACACCAGCCGTCGCTTTCATGAAGGCTCCGGCATCGGTACCCTGGCGCGGGCAGTCAACAGCGGCGCGCCCGAGGCCGTGGCCGCGATTCTGGATGCCGCCCCGCCGGATCTCCACATCGAGGAAACCCATGGGGCGGCCCAGACCCCCTGGCTGCGCGACCAGATCGCGCAATGCTTCCTGCCGCTGTTTGCCGCCGACACACCGCTGAACGCCTTGCGGGCGCTTGGACAACGCCGCATCCTCTGTGCCCTGCGCGAGGGGCCGGGCGGGGTGGAAGGCATCAACCGGCTGGCGGAGACGATCTTTCGCCGCCTGGGGCGTATCGCAACGATGGAACGGTTCTATCGCGGCATGCCGATCCTCATCCAGCGCAACGATTATGGGTTAGGGCTGTTCAACGGCGACACCGGCATCCTCTGGCCCGACGACCAGGGCAGGTTGCAGGCCTGGTTCGCCGAGGAAAACGGCGAGGTCCGGCCGGTCAGCCTGGCCCGTCTGCCAAGTTGGCAGGTTTCCTACGCCATCACCGTGCACAAGGCGCAGGGATCGGAGTTCGACGAGGTGCTGCTGCTCCTTCCCCAGGAGGATGCACCGGTCCTCAGCCGGGAACTGCTGTACACCGGCATCACCCGAGCGCGGCGACGGTTCTCCCTGTTTGGCCCGCGCGCCTTGCTGCTGCGCGCGGTCCGGCGGCGGCTGGTGCGCTATTCCGGTCTGGCGGGGATCGTGGCCCGCATCGGAGGGCACCCACCGGGCGAGGAGGCGACACGAGCCGGAGCAGGCGACTGA
- the recB gene encoding exodeoxyribonuclease V subunit beta, with amino-acid sequence MRPLDPLTLPLDGRRLLEASAGTGKTYTLALLFVRLLLERGLAIDQILVVTFTRAATAELRDRIRTRLREALDVLHGRRDADPLLLRLLTALPAARSRQRLEDALVRMDEAAIHTIHGFCQRILRDHAFESSLPFDLELRESEAALVQEVLEDFWRTHLYPASEEEAAWALATWGGPAGLLKGLGKALTALRCDLIPQVEDAEVASLAARARDVFAQVREAWERQRAQVACLLEQDSSLLRNQNAYRHDQVTGLLAAMDGLAAGPVMPYLLPRIVARMAASVMATLVKKKSAGPPEHPFFALFDTFVQDHGRFLRCRTIQVLTTARTFVHQERSRRKRAQGWLAFDDLLTRLAEALEQPGSGGQLADRVAARYPAALVDEFQDTDPVQYQVFSRIYRQERPAGTALFLIGDPKQAIYSFRGADIFTYIRARRETVPENRYTMGTNYRSTPAMVGAVNALFGCRRDAFVFTEDIDFQPVQAATEARAEPLLLDGEPAPPLIGLLLDSERLKSTRSTTISKDKALRAAVTVCSNTIVGLLDQARLGQATIGGQALQTSDIAILVRSHREAEAMQAGLRRRGVNSLASSQASVFASEEARQLALVLAALVDPGDPARIRTSLATDLFGCNAGQLHALNSDERAWEIRLADVHRYRQLWQEQGIMPMLQQLLAQEAVTRRLSARVGGERSLTNFLHLAELLQQSPAGRHGMAALLRWFRQQIDHPDNTAADQLIRLENDEQLIRIVTIHRAKGLEFPVVFLPFPWAGRGLDADQPLSFHERDSLGLTLDLGTGQEEHQRWAEQEQLAEELRLLYVAVTRAKSCCLFCWGRVNGLERSGLAYLLHRARCPESDAQLCQELEQLGGAQPLVGLRPFPERFGHHRFQSDIDLPMPQPRLFRGRVVPGWTITSYSRLASGSDAALETDRDEPAMAPSEEAASGCSPFTFPRGAASGTCLHTLLQRLECNHPVEGQQQLVAEVLEQGGIEARWQATAVRWLDAVLAVELPGACSLNQVPVRDRINELGFLFPLEKVDLRRFNRLLDGAGLRPLTTPVTSLQGLMKGFIDLVFRFQGRYWIVDYKSNHLGPSLAHYTPEALAECMDSHQYHLQALVYTLALHRFLDARIADYRYEQHVGGVYYLFLRAMDPAHPPGSGVHAFRPDAALIEALDDCCRGGAGR; translated from the coding sequence GTGCGGCCGCTTGATCCCCTGACCCTGCCCCTGGACGGCCGCCGCCTGCTTGAGGCCAGCGCCGGCACCGGCAAGACCTACACCCTGGCCCTGCTCTTTGTCCGTCTGTTGCTGGAACGGGGCCTCGCCATCGATCAAATCCTGGTGGTGACTTTTACCCGCGCGGCCACCGCCGAGCTGCGCGACCGCATTCGCACCCGGCTGCGCGAGGCCCTTGATGTCTTGCACGGCCGGAGGGACGCCGACCCGCTGTTGCTCCGGCTGCTCACCGCTTTGCCTGCCGCACGGAGCAGGCAGCGGCTGGAAGATGCCCTGGTGCGGATGGACGAGGCAGCCATCCACACCATCCACGGGTTCTGCCAGCGCATCCTCCGTGATCACGCCTTCGAGTCGAGCCTGCCCTTTGACCTCGAGTTGCGGGAAAGCGAGGCGGCGCTTGTTCAGGAGGTGCTCGAGGATTTCTGGCGCACCCATCTCTATCCGGCCTCCGAGGAAGAGGCCGCCTGGGCGTTGGCCACCTGGGGCGGTCCGGCCGGGCTGCTCAAGGGATTGGGCAAGGCGCTCACCGCCCTCCGCTGCGACCTGATCCCCCAGGTCGAGGATGCCGAGGTGGCGTCCCTGGCGGCACGGGCCCGGGACGTGTTCGCCCAGGTGCGCGAAGCCTGGGAACGGCAGCGCGCCCAGGTGGCTTGCCTGCTGGAGCAGGATTCGAGTCTGCTGCGCAATCAAAACGCCTACCGTCACGATCAGGTGACGGGGCTGCTGGCTGCCATGGACGGTTTGGCTGCCGGTCCGGTCATGCCCTATCTGCTGCCCAGGATCGTCGCCCGGATGGCTGCCTCGGTCATGGCCACGCTGGTGAAGAAGAAAAGCGCCGGGCCTCCGGAGCATCCTTTCTTTGCGCTGTTCGACACCTTTGTGCAGGATCACGGTCGCTTCCTCCGCTGCCGGACCATCCAGGTGCTGACTACGGCGCGGACCTTTGTGCATCAGGAACGGTCCCGTCGCAAGCGCGCCCAGGGGTGGCTGGCCTTTGACGACCTGCTCACCCGGCTGGCTGAGGCGCTGGAGCAGCCGGGGAGCGGTGGTCAATTGGCCGACCGCGTTGCCGCCCGTTATCCGGCCGCCCTGGTGGACGAGTTCCAGGACACCGATCCGGTGCAGTACCAGGTGTTCTCGCGCATCTACCGCCAGGAGCGGCCGGCTGGCACCGCTCTGTTTTTGATCGGCGATCCCAAGCAGGCGATCTACTCGTTTCGCGGCGCCGACATTTTCACCTATATCCGTGCCCGCCGGGAGACGGTTCCGGAGAATCGCTACACCATGGGCACCAACTACCGCTCGACCCCGGCCATGGTCGGGGCGGTCAATGCCCTGTTCGGCTGCCGGCGGGATGCCTTTGTCTTCACCGAAGATATCGATTTCCAGCCTGTTCAGGCCGCTACCGAGGCCAGGGCCGAGCCGCTGCTGCTCGATGGTGAGCCGGCTCCTCCCCTGATCGGGCTGCTCCTGGACAGCGAGCGGCTCAAGAGCACCCGGTCAACCACCATCAGCAAGGACAAGGCCCTGCGAGCCGCAGTCACCGTGTGCAGCAACACCATCGTCGGTCTGCTGGACCAGGCCCGGCTGGGGCAGGCGACCATTGGCGGCCAGGCGCTGCAGACCTCGGATATCGCCATCCTGGTGCGCAGTCACCGCGAGGCCGAGGCCATGCAGGCCGGTTTGCGGCGGCGGGGGGTGAACAGCCTCGCTTCCAGCCAGGCCTCGGTCTTTGCCAGCGAGGAGGCACGGCAGCTGGCCCTGGTGCTGGCCGCCCTGGTCGATCCCGGCGATCCGGCCCGTATCCGCACCAGCCTGGCCACGGACCTGTTTGGCTGTAACGCTGGGCAGCTGCATGCCCTGAACAGCGACGAACGGGCGTGGGAGATCCGTCTTGCCGATGTGCACCGCTACCGTCAGCTGTGGCAGGAACAGGGGATCATGCCCATGTTGCAGCAGTTGCTTGCCCAGGAAGCCGTTACCCGCCGCCTGTCGGCCCGGGTGGGCGGCGAGCGCAGCCTGACCAATTTTCTCCACCTGGCCGAACTGCTCCAACAGAGCCCGGCCGGCCGCCACGGCATGGCCGCCTTGCTGCGTTGGTTCCGGCAGCAGATCGACCACCCGGACAACACCGCCGCCGACCAGCTGATTCGATTGGAAAACGATGAGCAGCTGATCCGCATCGTTACCATCCATCGAGCCAAGGGGCTGGAGTTTCCAGTGGTCTTTCTTCCTTTCCCGTGGGCGGGCCGCGGTCTTGACGCCGATCAGCCGCTCAGTTTTCATGAACGCGACAGCCTGGGGCTGACCCTGGATCTCGGCACGGGCCAGGAAGAGCATCAACGCTGGGCCGAGCAAGAGCAGTTGGCCGAGGAGCTCCGCTTGCTCTACGTGGCGGTGACCCGGGCCAAATCCTGCTGCCTGTTCTGCTGGGGCCGGGTGAACGGCTTGGAGCGGAGCGGATTGGCCTACCTGCTGCATCGGGCGCGCTGCCCGGAAAGCGATGCGCAGTTGTGCCAGGAATTGGAACAGCTGGGCGGAGCGCAACCCCTCGTTGGCCTGCGGCCTTTTCCCGAGAGGTTCGGCCATCACCGCTTCCAGAGCGACATCGACCTGCCCATGCCGCAGCCGCGCCTTTTTCGTGGTCGCGTCGTTCCCGGCTGGACCATCACCAGCTATTCGCGCCTGGCATCCGGCAGCGACGCCGCGTTGGAAACCGATCGGGACGAGCCGGCGATGGCACCCAGCGAAGAGGCGGCCAGTGGTTGTTCGCCGTTCACCTTTCCCCGGGGCGCGGCCAGCGGCACCTGCCTGCATACCCTGCTGCAGCGGCTGGAATGCAACCACCCGGTCGAGGGGCAGCAACAGCTTGTGGCCGAAGTGCTGGAACAGGGAGGGATCGAGGCGCGTTGGCAGGCGACGGCCGTCCGCTGGCTGGATGCGGTGCTGGCGGTGGAGCTGCCCGGTGCCTGCAGCCTCAACCAAGTGCCGGTCCGGGACCGGATCAATGAACTCGGCTTTCTCTTTCCCCTGGAAAAGGTGGATCTCCGCCGGTTCAACCGCCTGCTCGACGGGGCCGGCCTGCGGCCGCTGACCACCCCCGTGACCAGCCTGCAGGGGTTGATGAAGGGATTCATCGATCTGGTTTTCCGTTTTCAGGGACGATATTGGATCGTCGATTACAAGTCCAACCATCTGGGGCCCAGTCTGGCCCATTACACCCCCGAGGCCCTGGCCGAGTGCATGGACAGTCATCAGTACCACCTGCAGGCCCTGGTCTACACCCTGGCCCTGCACCGTTTCCTGGACGCGCGTATCGCCGATTACCGGTATGAGCAACATGTGGGCGGGGTCTACTACCTCTTTCTCCGGGCCATGGATCCCGCCCACCCGCCGGGCAGCGGCGTTCATGCCTTCCGGCCTGACGCGGCCCTGATCGAGGCCCTGGACGACTGCTGTCGGGGAGGGGCGGGACGATGA